From Halomicrobium salinisoli, the proteins below share one genomic window:
- a CDS encoding cobalt-precorrin-4/precorrin-4 C(11)-methyltransferase, translated as MTEDPQTAIDEVAGDRDRRVYEHSAGDEQEGIPFVGAGPGDPRLLTVAGRELLADADLVVHAGSLVNSELLEEYCADAETVSSIGKDLEELIPLMRDAYEDGREVVRLHSGDPAIYGAALEQMDALEHEGVPTYVVPGVTSAFAASATLRTQLTLNEIANHVAFTRPQGKTLDPEEDHISEFVEMGDVTTCVYLGTHAVEDTMDRLLDDGHDPETPVAVVYHASWPDEDVIEGTIGTIAEKVEEAGYRASALVLIGDAVGGDGYERSYLYGDWANRGSDGDDAASGEADD; from the coding sequence ATGACTGAAGATCCCCAGACAGCCATCGACGAGGTCGCCGGCGACCGCGACCGGCGCGTCTACGAGCACAGCGCCGGCGACGAGCAGGAGGGGATCCCGTTCGTCGGCGCCGGTCCCGGCGACCCGCGCCTGCTGACCGTCGCCGGCCGCGAGCTGCTGGCCGACGCCGACCTCGTCGTGCACGCGGGCTCGCTGGTCAACAGCGAGCTGCTGGAGGAGTACTGCGCCGACGCCGAGACGGTCTCCTCCATCGGCAAGGACCTCGAGGAACTGATCCCGCTGATGCGGGACGCCTACGAGGACGGCCGCGAGGTGGTCCGCCTCCACAGCGGCGACCCGGCCATCTACGGCGCCGCGCTGGAGCAGATGGACGCGCTGGAGCACGAGGGGGTCCCGACCTACGTCGTCCCCGGCGTCACGTCGGCGTTCGCCGCCAGCGCGACCCTGCGGACGCAGCTGACCCTCAACGAGATTGCCAACCACGTCGCCTTCACGCGCCCGCAGGGCAAGACTCTCGACCCCGAGGAGGACCACATCTCCGAGTTCGTCGAGATGGGCGACGTGACCACCTGCGTCTACCTCGGGACCCACGCCGTCGAAGACACGATGGATCGTCTGCTGGACGACGGCCACGATCCAGAGACGCCCGTCGCCGTCGTCTACCACGCCTCCTGGCCCGACGAGGACGTCATCGAGGGGACCATCGGCACCATCGCCGAGAAGGTCGAGGAAGCGGGCTATCGGGCGAGCGCGCTCGTCCTCATCGGCGACGCCGTCGGCGGCGACGGCTACGAGCGCTCCTATCTGTACGGTGACTGGGCGAACCGGGGATCAGACGGGGATGACGCTGCATCGGGAGAGGCCGACGACTGA
- the cbiG gene encoding cobalt-precorrin 5A hydrolase translates to MSTDTDDTDADASNDSGGHCSTPDSDGEVAEDIAIVAFERKMDTAEEIVDGIGDRYESIEILEYHGDVFAEHWGEYDCFVGLMASGIAMRKTAPLLDDKWDDPAIVVVDEELTWAIPITGGHHGANQVADDLASMGAVPAMTTASEAADEQGVEKQAKALDAHVVNGDSTVATNLAVLDGELGPVERLDGPKAVLVGDDVTVLKRNGDGGVVLGTGSVSGAKSKQFLAAWEEALDEVGRDWDDVEFVATGTRKENEDGLLEAAAEKDLGVIALGKGDLEEYEGPTPSRSKELIGWPGIAEASAIAAGREHDLLLEKISHDDAVTVAVGR, encoded by the coding sequence ATGAGCACCGACACAGACGACACGGACGCGGACGCATCGAACGACAGCGGCGGACACTGCTCGACGCCGGACAGCGACGGCGAGGTCGCGGAGGACATCGCGATCGTCGCCTTCGAGCGGAAGATGGACACCGCCGAGGAGATCGTCGACGGCATCGGCGACCGCTACGAATCGATCGAGATCCTCGAGTACCACGGCGACGTGTTCGCCGAGCACTGGGGCGAGTACGACTGCTTCGTCGGCCTGATGGCCAGCGGCATCGCGATGCGCAAGACCGCGCCGCTGCTCGACGACAAGTGGGACGACCCCGCCATCGTGGTCGTCGACGAGGAACTAACCTGGGCCATCCCGATCACCGGCGGCCACCACGGCGCCAACCAGGTCGCGGACGACCTCGCCTCGATGGGCGCGGTGCCGGCGATGACGACGGCCAGCGAGGCCGCGGACGAGCAGGGCGTCGAGAAGCAGGCGAAGGCGCTGGACGCTCACGTCGTCAACGGCGATTCGACGGTCGCGACGAACCTCGCCGTGCTGGACGGCGAACTCGGTCCCGTCGAGCGCCTCGACGGGCCGAAGGCCGTCCTCGTCGGCGACGACGTGACCGTGCTGAAGCGGAACGGCGACGGCGGCGTCGTCCTCGGCACGGGCAGCGTCTCCGGCGCGAAGAGCAAGCAGTTCCTCGCCGCGTGGGAGGAAGCGCTGGACGAGGTCGGGAGGGACTGGGACGACGTGGAGTTCGTCGCCACGGGCACGCGCAAGGAAAACGAGGACGGGCTGCTCGAAGCGGCCGCGGAGAAGGACCTCGGCGTAATCGCGCTGGGGAAGGGGGACCTCGAAGAGTACGAGGGGCCGACGCCCTCGCGCTCGAAGGAGCTGATCGGCTGGCCGGGCATCGCCGAGGCCTCGGCCATCGCCGCCGGCCGCGAGCACGACCTGCTGCTGGAGAAGATCAGCCACGACGACGCCGTGACGGTAGCGGTCGGGCGGTGA
- a CDS encoding GH36-type glycosyl hydrolase domain-containing protein: protein MAYGYFDDEAAEYVITDPETPRPWINYIGREDYVGMVSNTGGGYSFYQDPRHRRLLRYRYNNAPRNVGGRGLYLRDAESGEYWSPTWQPSRTDLDDYECRHGTGYTTISARQDDVESSVTYFVPPGEDLEAWRVTVSNDGDEARSLQLFSLAEFCLWDAVDDVSNYQRNYNTGEIEVEDGTIYHKTEYRERRNHFAYFACSADVAGFDTQREAFLGSYSGFDEPEVVQTGESQDSIAHGWSPIGSHQVELDLEPGESEEVIFLLGYAENPEDEKFEAPGVLNKERVTDTIETYLDSDALDEAFSEIQGYWDEKLSKFQVETPDDELDRMVNVWNQYQNTVTMNLARSASLYETGLTRGIGFRDSNQDQLAVMHAFPDRARKRLLNLAAIQHEDGGAYHQYTPLTGEGNDEIGGGFNDDPLWLIMSVAEYVKETGDASILEEEVVYENEPGTEEPLADHLQRALNYTLERLGPHDLPLIGHADWNDCLNLNCFSDDPDESFQTAEHDVEEERAESVFIAGQFVYAARELAGLAENSDAVPDEPGEYRRLADEMAERVEDAGWDGEWFRRAYDHFSDPVGSSENDEGQIFVEPQGMCTMAGVGFESGKAQRALDSVRERLATEHGVVLHQPAFTEYDERLGEITSYPPGYKENGSVFCHTNPWIMIGEAMLGNGERAYDYYKRICPAAREEISETHTCEPYVYAQTIAGPDAPTTGEAKNSWLTGTAAWNFVAVTQYILGVRPSHDGLVVDPSIPADWDGFEVTREFRGATYDITVENPDGVESGVADVTVDGEAVSGTVLPEFDDGETHEVRVVMG, encoded by the coding sequence ATGGCGTACGGATACTTCGACGACGAGGCGGCCGAGTACGTGATCACCGACCCCGAGACTCCGAGGCCGTGGATCAACTACATCGGTCGCGAGGACTACGTCGGCATGGTCTCGAACACCGGCGGGGGCTATAGCTTCTATCAGGACCCCCGCCACCGGCGGCTCCTGCGGTACCGATACAACAACGCGCCGCGAAACGTGGGCGGGCGCGGCCTCTACCTGCGGGACGCCGAGTCCGGCGAGTACTGGTCGCCGACCTGGCAGCCCTCGCGGACGGATCTTGACGACTACGAGTGCCGCCACGGCACCGGCTACACGACGATCAGCGCCCGGCAGGACGACGTCGAGTCCTCGGTCACCTACTTCGTCCCGCCGGGCGAGGACCTTGAGGCCTGGCGCGTCACCGTCTCGAACGACGGCGACGAGGCGCGCTCGCTGCAGCTGTTCTCGCTGGCGGAGTTCTGCCTGTGGGACGCCGTCGACGACGTCAGCAACTACCAGCGCAACTACAACACCGGCGAGATCGAGGTCGAGGACGGCACGATCTACCACAAGACGGAGTACCGCGAGCGCCGGAACCACTTCGCGTACTTCGCCTGCTCGGCCGACGTCGCCGGCTTCGACACCCAGCGCGAGGCCTTCCTGGGGTCCTACAGCGGCTTCGACGAGCCCGAGGTCGTCCAGACCGGCGAGTCGCAGGACTCCATCGCCCACGGCTGGTCGCCGATCGGCTCCCACCAGGTCGAACTCGACCTCGAACCCGGTGAGAGCGAGGAAGTGATCTTCCTGCTGGGCTACGCCGAGAACCCCGAGGACGAGAAGTTCGAGGCCCCGGGCGTGCTCAACAAGGAGCGCGTCACCGACACCATCGAGACGTACCTCGACTCCGACGCGCTCGACGAGGCCTTCTCCGAGATCCAGGGCTACTGGGACGAGAAGCTCTCGAAGTTCCAGGTCGAGACGCCCGACGACGAGCTGGATCGGATGGTCAACGTCTGGAACCAGTACCAGAACACCGTCACGATGAACCTCGCCCGGAGCGCGTCGCTGTACGAGACCGGGCTCACGCGGGGCATCGGCTTCCGCGACTCCAACCAGGACCAGCTGGCGGTCATGCACGCGTTCCCCGACCGGGCCCGGAAGCGCCTCCTGAACCTGGCGGCCATCCAGCACGAGGACGGCGGCGCCTATCATCAGTATACGCCCCTGACTGGCGAGGGCAACGACGAGATCGGCGGCGGGTTCAACGACGACCCGCTGTGGCTGATCATGTCCGTCGCGGAGTACGTCAAGGAGACCGGCGACGCCTCGATCCTCGAGGAGGAGGTCGTCTACGAGAACGAGCCCGGCACGGAGGAGCCGCTGGCCGACCACCTCCAGCGGGCGCTGAACTACACGCTCGAGCGGCTCGGACCGCACGACCTGCCGCTGATCGGTCACGCCGACTGGAACGACTGCCTGAACCTCAACTGCTTCTCCGACGACCCCGACGAGTCCTTCCAGACCGCGGAGCACGACGTCGAGGAGGAACGCGCCGAGTCGGTGTTCATCGCCGGGCAGTTCGTCTACGCCGCCCGCGAACTGGCTGGCCTCGCCGAGAACTCCGACGCCGTCCCCGACGAGCCCGGGGAGTACCGCCGGCTGGCCGACGAGATGGCCGAGCGCGTCGAGGACGCCGGCTGGGACGGCGAGTGGTTCCGGCGGGCCTACGACCACTTCAGCGACCCCGTCGGCTCCAGCGAGAACGACGAGGGCCAGATCTTCGTCGAGCCACAGGGCATGTGTACCATGGCCGGCGTCGGCTTCGAGAGCGGGAAGGCCCAGCGGGCGCTGGACTCCGTCCGCGAGCGGCTGGCCACCGAACACGGCGTCGTCCTCCACCAGCCCGCGTTCACGGAGTACGACGAGCGCCTCGGCGAGATTACCTCCTACCCGCCGGGGTACAAGGAGAACGGCAGCGTGTTCTGCCACACCAATCCCTGGATCATGATCGGCGAGGCGATGCTCGGCAACGGCGAGCGCGCCTACGACTACTACAAGCGCATCTGCCCCGCGGCCCGCGAGGAGATCAGCGAGACCCACACCTGCGAGCCGTACGTCTACGCCCAGACCATCGCCGGCCCGGACGCCCCGACGACCGGCGAGGCCAAGAACTCGTGGCTGACCGGCACCGCCGCCTGGAACTTCGTCGCCGTCACCCAGTACATCCTGGGCGTGCGGCCGTCCCACGACGGCCTCGTCGTAGACCCGTCGATCCCCGCCGACTGGGACGGCTTCGAGGTGACCCGCGAGTTCCGCGGCGCCACCTACGATATCACCGTCGAGAACCCCGACGGCGTCGAGTCCGGCGTCGCCGATGTGACCGTCGACGGCGAGGCCGTCTCGGGGACCGTCCTGCCGGAGTTCGACGACGGCGAGACCCACGAGGTCAGGGTCGTGATGGGCTGA
- a CDS encoding SAM-dependent methyltransferase, with amino-acid sequence MSDDLGTLYVVGIGPGLPHAMTQRAKDVIQTADCVIASNLYQEFLRRDGTLPPETAADGGTATAEQGRPEQEVVRSSMGRQIELAREAFERVREGEDVAHVSGGDPNVYGKSDLLFLMAQEDDATDVPIEIVPGVTAALGGAANLGAPLSNDFCTVSLSDKWRGWDEIEEKLRAAAISGFVVVLYNCWRNYERAVEILREERADDVPVAIVNDAGRGDAGRNGEGRTITTLGEATEHDDEVAGMGTSLIVGNHETETWENDYEQFLVTPRGGRDVDDF; translated from the coding sequence GTGAGTGACGACCTCGGAACGCTCTACGTCGTCGGCATCGGCCCGGGACTGCCCCACGCGATGACCCAGCGCGCGAAGGACGTGATCCAGACCGCCGACTGCGTCATCGCGTCGAACCTCTACCAGGAGTTCCTTCGGCGCGACGGCACGCTGCCGCCCGAGACGGCTGCCGACGGCGGAACCGCAACCGCGGAGCAGGGCCGCCCGGAACAGGAGGTCGTCCGCTCGTCGATGGGTCGGCAGATCGAACTCGCCCGCGAGGCGTTCGAGCGCGTCCGCGAGGGCGAGGACGTCGCCCACGTCTCCGGCGGCGACCCGAACGTCTACGGGAAGTCCGACCTCCTCTTCCTGATGGCCCAGGAGGACGATGCGACCGACGTCCCGATCGAGATCGTCCCCGGCGTCACGGCGGCGCTGGGCGGCGCGGCCAACCTCGGCGCGCCGCTGTCGAACGACTTCTGCACGGTCTCGCTGTCGGACAAGTGGCGCGGCTGGGACGAGATCGAGGAGAAGCTCCGCGCGGCGGCCATCTCGGGGTTCGTCGTCGTCCTGTACAACTGCTGGCGCAACTACGAGCGCGCCGTCGAGATCCTGCGCGAGGAGCGGGCCGACGACGTGCCCGTGGCAATCGTCAACGACGCCGGCCGCGGCGACGCCGGCCGCAACGGCGAGGGGCGGACCATCACGACGCTGGGCGAGGCCACCGAGCACGACGACGAGGTCGCCGGCATGGGCACCTCACTGATCGTCGGCAACCACGAGACCGAGACCTGGGAGAACGACTACGAGCAGTTC